The proteins below come from a single Pedobacter aquae genomic window:
- the ruvA gene encoding Holliday junction branch migration protein RuvA encodes MYAYIDGRLTFKCPTYVILEAGGVGYQLHISLHTYTLLKDEERCKMYVWLHVKEDAHTLYGFIEEGEKRLFLHLISVNGIGPNTGRMMLSSISPQEIEDAIIKGDVDQIKRIKGIGPKSAQRLIIELQDKLKKDGTGTLISAPLNNTAKEEALSALVMLGFVKNSAEKAVDFALKNSEKALSVEEIIKIALKNL; translated from the coding sequence ATGTACGCTTATATTGATGGTAGGTTAACATTTAAATGTCCTACTTATGTTATTCTTGAAGCTGGTGGAGTTGGTTACCAACTCCACATTTCTTTACATACCTACACTTTATTAAAAGATGAAGAAAGATGTAAGATGTATGTTTGGCTTCATGTAAAAGAAGACGCACATACACTTTATGGGTTTATAGAAGAAGGCGAAAAGAGATTATTCCTGCATTTGATATCGGTAAACGGTATTGGGCCAAATACAGGAAGAATGATGCTTTCTTCCATCTCTCCGCAAGAAATAGAAGATGCCATTATCAAAGGAGATGTTGATCAAATAAAACGCATAAAAGGTATTGGGCCAAAATCTGCTCAGCGCTTAATCATTGAACTTCAGGATAAACTGAAAAAAGATGGTACTGGTACATTAATTTCTGCACCGTTAAACAATACTGCAAAAGAAGAAGCGTTAAGTGCTTTAGTGATGTTGGGTTTTGTTAAAAACAGCGCAGAAAAGGCAGTAGATTTTGCATTAAAAAACTCTGAAAAAGCACTTTCTGTAGAGGAGATTATAAAAATTGCTTTAAAAAACCTTTAA
- a CDS encoding NADP-dependent malic enzyme — protein sequence MSKTTRKQDALDYHSQGRPGKIQVVPTKPTNSQRDLTLAYSPGVAEPCLKIAANPEDVYKYTAKGNLVAVISNGTAVLGLGDIGPEAGKPVMEGKGILFKIFADIDVFDLELNTKTVDEFVNVVKALEPTFGGINLEDIKAPECFEIERRLKEEMNIPVMHDDQHGTAIISAAALLNACELQKKKIKDVKIVINGAGAAAISCTRLYVSLGAQKENIVMLDRTGVIRADRPDLDGTKAEFATKRDIATLADAVKNADVFIGLSSADILSAEVLKTMAPNPIVFAMANPNPEIAYELAVKTRKDIIMATGRSDYPNQVNNVLGFPYIFRGALDVRARSINEEMKIAAVKAIAELAKESVPEAVNLAYNTTNLKFGKDYIIPKPIDFRLITTVAPAVAKAAIASGVAGTTIKDWDAYAEELKKRLGMDDAIVRALSNKAKSNPQRVVFAEADNYKILKAAQIVKDDGIAIPILLGNKSIINKIIADNDLELEGVEVIDPLEEIELSEKFAQFLYSKRQRRGITLYQARKLMRDRNYFGASMVEFGNADALISGLTRDYGTTVKPALQIIGTESGVNKVAGMYMMLTKRGPVFFADTTINLAPTAQELVDITLLVNRSVQQFNISPRIALLSYSNYGSNDGEVSQKTREAVRILHNQFPDIVVDGEVQANFALNPELMKDNFSFSKLKDGPANTLVFPNLESGNIAYKLLQELGGAEAVGPILLGMNKPVHVLQLGSSVREIVNMVTIAVVDAQDKAAIKVSKKK from the coding sequence ATGAGTAAGACTACCAGAAAGCAGGATGCTTTGGATTATCATTCACAAGGCAGACCGGGGAAAATTCAAGTTGTCCCAACAAAACCAACCAATTCACAAAGAGATTTAACATTAGCATACTCGCCAGGTGTTGCAGAACCTTGTTTAAAGATAGCGGCTAATCCGGAAGATGTTTATAAATATACTGCCAAAGGCAATTTAGTTGCCGTTATAAGTAATGGTACAGCAGTATTAGGTTTAGGCGATATTGGCCCTGAAGCCGGAAAGCCTGTAATGGAGGGTAAAGGTATTTTGTTTAAAATCTTTGCAGATATTGATGTTTTTGATTTAGAGCTGAACACCAAAACTGTAGATGAATTTGTGAATGTTGTTAAAGCACTAGAGCCAACGTTTGGAGGTATAAACTTAGAAGATATTAAAGCACCAGAATGCTTTGAGATTGAGCGTCGCTTAAAAGAGGAAATGAACATTCCTGTGATGCATGACGACCAGCATGGTACAGCTATCATCTCTGCGGCAGCTTTACTTAACGCTTGCGAACTTCAAAAAAAGAAAATCAAAGATGTTAAGATTGTTATAAACGGGGCTGGTGCTGCGGCTATTTCTTGTACCAGACTGTATGTTTCTTTAGGTGCGCAAAAAGAAAACATTGTAATGCTAGATAGAACTGGTGTTATTAGAGCAGATAGACCAGATTTAGATGGCACAAAAGCAGAATTTGCAACCAAAAGAGATATTGCTACCCTGGCAGATGCTGTAAAAAATGCAGATGTATTTATTGGCTTATCTTCTGCTGATATTTTAAGTGCTGAGGTTCTGAAAACAATGGCGCCTAATCCTATTGTTTTTGCTATGGCTAATCCAAATCCTGAGATTGCTTATGAACTTGCAGTAAAAACCCGCAAAGATATCATCATGGCCACCGGCCGTTCTGATTATCCTAACCAAGTAAATAACGTTTTGGGTTTCCCTTATATTTTTAGAGGTGCTTTAGATGTAAGAGCTAGAAGCATTAATGAAGAGATGAAGATTGCAGCTGTTAAAGCTATTGCTGAATTAGCAAAAGAGTCTGTTCCTGAGGCTGTTAATTTAGCTTATAACACTACAAATCTTAAATTCGGGAAAGATTATATCATCCCAAAACCTATAGATTTTAGATTAATTACCACAGTAGCACCTGCGGTTGCCAAAGCAGCTATAGCATCTGGTGTGGCAGGTACAACCATAAAAGATTGGGACGCTTACGCTGAGGAATTGAAAAAGCGTTTAGGAATGGATGATGCCATTGTTAGAGCGTTATCAAACAAAGCTAAATCTAACCCGCAAAGAGTAGTTTTTGCTGAGGCTGATAATTATAAAATCTTAAAAGCGGCACAAATTGTAAAGGATGATGGTATAGCCATCCCAATTTTACTTGGTAATAAATCCATCATCAATAAAATTATTGCTGATAATGATTTAGAATTAGAGGGTGTAGAGGTAATAGACCCGCTTGAAGAAATAGAATTGAGCGAGAAATTTGCCCAGTTCTTATACAGTAAGCGCCAAAGAAGAGGGATAACGCTTTATCAAGCCAGAAAATTGATGAGAGACAGAAATTACTTTGGCGCATCTATGGTAGAGTTTGGTAATGCCGATGCTTTAATTTCTGGTTTAACCAGAGATTATGGAACCACCGTAAAACCAGCTTTACAAATTATTGGTACAGAGTCTGGAGTTAATAAAGTAGCTGGTATGTACATGATGTTGACCAAAAGAGGTCCAGTTTTCTTTGCCGATACCACTATCAATTTAGCTCCTACTGCACAAGAACTGGTAGATATAACTTTATTGGTAAACAGGTCTGTTCAACAATTCAATATATCACCACGAATAGCTTTATTATCCTACTCTAATTATGGATCTAATGATGGTGAAGTTTCTCAAAAAACAAGAGAAGCAGTCAGGATTTTACACAACCAATTTCCAGATATTGTTGTAGACGGAGAGGTGCAGGCTAACTTTGCTTTAAACCCTGAGTTGATGAAAGATAATTTTTCTTTCTCTAAACTTAAAGATGGGCCGGCAAATACGTTGGTTTTTCCTAACTTAGAATCCGGAAATATTGCTTATAAACTTTTACAAGAATTAGGCGGTGCAGAAGCCGTAGGCCCAATATTGTTAGGCATGAATAAGCCAGTTCATGTATTACAATTGGGTAGTTCAGTAAGAGAAATAGTAAATATGGTAACTATAGCCGTTGTTGATGCACAGGATAAAGCTGCCATAAAGGTTTCTAAGAAAAAATAA
- a CDS encoding LysM peptidoglycan-binding domain-containing protein has translation MRSIKSLILCILFLQIAQVKSQNLIKTDTSRTLLSPKESRTIRNLVRTDSSFVPTQLPLQLELLKYNANLLYKYRLDSIKTPIPLDYNQQVQTYIDIFLGQRKFMVSKMLSLGNYYFPIFEKALKIKQIPEEFKFLPIIESSLDPHAVSRSGATGLWQFTYITGKGYGLTIDSYLDERKDPISSSYAAANYLKDAYKELGDWLLTLAAYNCGTGCVKRAIQSAGGVRNYWEIQPYLPVETQNYVPKFIAVTYLMNYYHTYKDIKIPDADAKINIDSIYVNKFVGIDDLAAVLDMEEKDLQILNPAYKRNIINGSEDKPKRLIIPKVSFKTYASLYDILNNDKPLAELAENPVIMPASQSQGYHLVAKGETLASIANKYRLEAQDLKVWNNLKSFTLVPGQKIIITKVNEEKPKPQYLTYTVKLGDTLTAIAKKFNGATVSSIQTLNNLQNASLSVGMVLKIMAL, from the coding sequence ATGAGAAGCATAAAAAGTCTTATCCTGTGTATATTATTTTTGCAAATAGCACAGGTTAAATCTCAGAATTTAATTAAAACCGATACCAGCAGAACATTATTAAGCCCCAAAGAATCTAGAACCATTAGAAATCTGGTAAGAACTGATTCTAGCTTTGTACCTACCCAATTACCTCTACAACTAGAGCTGTTAAAATATAATGCTAATTTGTTATATAAGTATCGGCTAGATTCTATAAAAACGCCAATTCCATTAGACTATAATCAGCAAGTACAAACTTATATTGATATTTTTCTTGGACAGAGAAAGTTTATGGTTTCCAAGATGCTAAGTTTAGGGAACTATTATTTTCCAATTTTTGAAAAAGCGCTAAAAATAAAACAAATACCAGAAGAGTTTAAGTTTTTACCTATCATAGAATCTTCTTTAGATCCGCATGCTGTATCGCGGTCTGGCGCTACGGGTTTGTGGCAATTTACCTACATCACCGGAAAGGGTTATGGTTTAACCATAGATAGCTATTTAGATGAGCGTAAAGACCCTATCAGCTCTAGCTATGCTGCTGCAAATTATTTAAAAGATGCTTATAAAGAGTTGGGAGATTGGCTGCTTACTTTAGCCGCTTATAATTGTGGTACAGGTTGCGTTAAAAGAGCTATACAAAGCGCTGGCGGAGTAAGAAATTATTGGGAAATTCAACCTTATTTGCCTGTAGAAACGCAAAATTATGTCCCTAAATTTATTGCGGTAACTTACCTCATGAATTATTATCATACCTATAAGGATATTAAAATACCTGACGCTGATGCTAAAATTAATATAGACTCTATTTATGTAAATAAATTTGTTGGTATTGATGACTTAGCTGCGGTTTTAGATATGGAGGAGAAAGATTTACAGATTTTAAACCCGGCTTATAAGCGAAATATCATCAACGGAAGTGAAGATAAGCCTAAAAGATTAATCATCCCTAAAGTGAGTTTTAAAACTTATGCTTCTTTATATGATATCTTGAACAATGATAAACCTCTTGCAGAATTAGCAGAAAATCCTGTTATTATGCCAGCCTCACAGTCGCAAGGTTATCATCTTGTAGCAAAAGGAGAAACTTTAGCTAGTATTGCTAATAAGTATCGTTTAGAAGCTCAAGACCTTAAAGTTTGGAACAATTTAAAAAGTTTCACCCTTGTGCCAGGGCAAAAAATTATCATCACCAAAGTAAACGAAGAAAAACCTAAACCACAATATTTAACCTATACCGTTAAACTTGGCGATACCTTAACCGCTATTGCAAAGAAATTTAACGGGGCAACAGTTAGCAGCATACAAACATTAAATAACCTCCAAAATGCGAGCCTTTCCGTAGGGATGGTGCTTAAAATTATGGCATTATAA
- the gatA gene encoding Asp-tRNA(Asn)/Glu-tRNA(Gln) amidotransferase subunit GatA — translation MLAETTYNYSKLEDIQADIRSGVLKLEDLVTFYLDRIQQLADLNAYLEVFGEEALAQAKEIQKKIDNGTAGKLAGMVIGLKDNISYKGHRLSASSKILDGYVAIYSSTVVERVLAEDAIIIGRLNCDEFAMGASNETSYFGPVKNFADTTKVSGGSSGGSAVAVQAHLCLASLGSDTGGSIRQPAAFCGVVGLKPTYARVSRYGIVAYASSFDQVGPITRSVEDAALLLEVIAGKDNYDSTSAIEPVPAYSTLLSNSSKRKIAYIEETLHSEGLDPEIKQNIEAQIQLLRSQGHTVEPVSFEYLDYVVATYYILTTAEASSNLARYDGVHFGYRSDSSTDLISTYKFSRSEGFGDEVKRRIMLGTFVLSAGYYDAYYSRAQKIRRLIKEKTEHILEDYDFILTPTTPTPAFNIGEQPTDPVVMYLADIFTVGASLAGLPAISLPSGINKDGLPLGMQIIGKRFGEADLLSFSKYYSELDKK, via the coding sequence ATGCTAGCAGAAACTACTTACAACTATTCTAAATTAGAAGATATACAGGCTGATATACGCTCTGGCGTATTAAAGCTGGAAGATTTGGTTACTTTTTATTTAGACCGCATTCAGCAATTGGCTGATCTAAATGCTTATTTAGAAGTTTTTGGAGAAGAAGCGCTAGCGCAAGCTAAAGAGATACAAAAAAAGATTGATAACGGTACAGCAGGCAAGTTAGCGGGTATGGTTATCGGTTTAAAAGATAATATCTCTTATAAAGGACATCGCTTATCTGCATCATCTAAAATATTAGATGGTTATGTTGCTATCTATTCTTCAACGGTTGTAGAACGTGTTTTAGCAGAAGACGCCATTATTATTGGGCGCTTAAATTGCGATGAGTTTGCCATGGGTGCTTCTAATGAAACTTCTTACTTTGGCCCCGTTAAGAATTTTGCTGATACCACAAAAGTTTCTGGTGGTTCATCGGGTGGTTCTGCCGTAGCAGTACAAGCTCATTTATGTTTGGCTTCGTTAGGTTCAGATACCGGAGGCTCTATTAGACAGCCAGCAGCTTTTTGTGGTGTAGTTGGGTTAAAACCTACTTATGCCAGAGTGTCAAGATATGGTATTGTAGCTTATGCTTCATCTTTTGATCAAGTAGGGCCTATAACCCGCTCTGTTGAAGATGCGGCTTTATTGTTAGAAGTAATTGCCGGAAAAGACAATTACGATAGTACTTCTGCCATAGAGCCTGTACCTGCATACTCTACCCTTTTAAGCAATTCATCAAAAAGAAAAATAGCTTATATCGAGGAAACTTTACACTCAGAAGGTTTAGATCCAGAGATTAAGCAAAACATAGAAGCTCAAATTCAACTATTACGTAGCCAAGGTCATACTGTTGAACCTGTTTCTTTCGAATATTTAGATTATGTTGTTGCAACTTATTACATCTTAACAACGGCAGAAGCTTCTTCTAATTTGGCTAGATATGATGGTGTACATTTCGGTTACAGAAGTGATTCATCAACAGATTTAATTAGCACTTATAAATTCTCTAGGTCTGAAGGTTTTGGAGATGAGGTGAAAAGAAGAATTATGTTAGGCACTTTTGTTTTAAGTGCTGGTTATTATGATGCTTATTATTCAAGAGCTCAAAAAATACGCAGGCTTATCAAAGAAAAAACCGAACATATTTTAGAAGATTACGATTTTATTTTAACTCCAACAACACCAACTCCTGCTTTTAATATAGGCGAGCAACCTACAGACCCTGTAGTGATGTACTTAGCAGATATTTTTACCGTAGGAGCGTCTTTAGCCGGACTACCTGCAATTTCTTTACCATCAGGCATCAATAAAGATGGTTTACCTTTAGGCATGCAAATTATTGGTAAGCGCTTTGGCGAGGCAGATTTGCTGTCTTTTTCAAAATATTATTCTGAACTAGACAAAAAATAA
- a CDS encoding Sec-independent protein translocase subunit TatA/TatB has product MGLGAPEIILIIVALLLLFGGKKIPELMRGLGKGVKEFKDGQNGVEKKEEKPQ; this is encoded by the coding sequence ATGGGTCTAGGTGCACCAGAAATTATACTTATAATAGTAGCCTTGTTACTATTATTTGGAGGTAAAAAAATTCCAGAATTGATGAGAGGCTTAGGGAAAGGTGTTAAAGAATTCAAAGACGGACAAAACGGAGTTGAGAAAAAGGAAGAAAAGCCACAATAA
- a CDS encoding Sec-independent protein translocase subunit TatA/TatB, which produces MYYGVLLFLNLGTPEIMLIVFVALLLFGGKKLPELARGLGKGIREFKDASDGVKREIHRNINTLTAEEELRRDEAAAQRPSTQQPEEGVTSVETEQTIKP; this is translated from the coding sequence ATGTACTACGGAGTTTTATTATTCTTAAATTTGGGTACTCCAGAAATTATGTTGATAGTTTTTGTGGCATTACTTTTATTTGGAGGTAAAAAATTGCCAGAGCTTGCCAGAGGTTTAGGAAAAGGAATAAGAGAGTTTAAAGATGCTTCTGATGGCGTTAAAAGAGAAATTCACAGAAATATCAATACATTAACTGCTGAAGAAGAGTTAAGAAGAGATGAAGCTGCGGCTCAAAGACCTTCTACCCAACAACCTGAAGAGGGAGTTACTTCAGTAGAAACAGAACAAACAATTAAACCGTAA
- a CDS encoding murein hydrolase activator EnvC family protein produces the protein MKYFKALIIFFLLAIGSNQLFAQTRAELERRKAQLNKDIEMINNTLKKTASSKKVTLQQLNALRAQIRLREEKIRTINSEVRLLDGQINENLNTVKSLQSQLKQLKVDYAAMIRFAQKNQGAYSKLMYIFAANDFNQAYKRMKYLQQFSEYRIKQANYIEETQNNLRGKIAVLNKNKQEKDHLLTDQQKEKNKLGNEQANQAKVVKTLTSQEKKLKQNLAQKQRDAAKLDRAIREAIQREIAIAKKKAEDEARAAAAKAKAEGKEAPVAKSSSGSILSATPEAAKLSADFVSNRGRLPWPVSNGVITDGYGKRNVVGNVTSENNGWNIRTGANASVRAVFGGTVARVLEIAGKGVVMIRHGEFFTVYQNLKTISVSAGEKVSTKQSIGTVGADEEGVSEIHFELWKGMQAQNPSLWLAN, from the coding sequence ATGAAGTACTTTAAAGCCCTTATCATATTCTTTTTGCTGGCCATTGGCAGTAACCAATTATTTGCCCAAACCAGAGCAGAGTTAGAGCGTAGGAAAGCACAGCTCAATAAAGATATTGAGATGATTAATAATACGCTTAAAAAGACAGCTTCTAGTAAGAAAGTTACTCTACAACAATTAAATGCTTTAAGAGCGCAGATAAGATTACGTGAAGAGAAAATCAGAACCATAAATTCTGAGGTGAGATTACTAGACGGGCAAATCAATGAAAATCTTAATACAGTTAAATCGCTTCAATCTCAGTTAAAACAGCTTAAAGTAGATTATGCTGCCATGATAAGATTTGCCCAAAAAAACCAAGGCGCATATAGTAAGTTGATGTATATTTTTGCAGCAAATGATTTTAACCAGGCTTATAAAAGGATGAAATACTTGCAGCAGTTTAGCGAGTATCGTATCAAGCAGGCCAATTATATCGAGGAAACTCAAAATAATTTAAGAGGAAAAATTGCTGTTCTAAATAAGAATAAGCAAGAAAAAGATCACCTCTTAACAGACCAACAGAAAGAAAAAAACAAGTTGGGCAATGAGCAGGCCAACCAAGCTAAGGTGGTGAAGACATTAACCTCTCAAGAGAAAAAGTTAAAACAAAACTTAGCTCAAAAACAAAGAGATGCAGCTAAATTAGATAGAGCAATTAGAGAGGCTATCCAGAGAGAGATTGCAATTGCTAAAAAGAAAGCAGAAGATGAAGCCAGAGCCGCGGCCGCAAAAGCCAAAGCAGAAGGTAAAGAGGCGCCAGTTGCAAAATCAAGTAGCGGGTCTATTTTATCAGCAACACCAGAGGCAGCAAAGTTATCAGCAGATTTTGTAAGTAATAGAGGCCGTTTACCATGGCCTGTAAGCAATGGTGTTATTACCGATGGTTACGGTAAAAGAAATGTTGTAGGAAACGTAACATCAGAAAATAATGGCTGGAATATACGGACAGGAGCAAATGCCTCTGTAAGAGCGGTTTTTGGTGGTACAGTTGCAAGGGTATTAGAAATTGCAGGTAAAGGTGTAGTGATGATTAGACATGGAGAGTTTTTTACCGTATATCAAAATTTAAAAACCATAAGTGTTAGTGCGGGCGAGAAGGTGAGTACCAAACAAAGCATAGGCACTGTTGGCGCAGATGAAGAGGGGGTTTCTGAAATTCATTTCGAACTTTGGAAGGGCATGCAAGCACAAAATCCATCGCTTTGGTTGGCTAATTAA
- a CDS encoding DUF4292 domain-containing protein translates to MKANILNNIFLMLIALFFTTACSTKRIVSNTGTVAVEKKVKFSLSDIKKKGFSFETLAAKAKASIDIAGKNQDLNLNLRIKKGQIIWLSVTAFAGVEVARLYVTPDSVKLINRLNSEYVLKPFNFIHRYTSSAISYQELEALFIGNTLPFALVNGSSKITEENKLFYLAGNYENLHFKHQFNEVLQLLKLELKDTLAEQKLEASYQDYRPLSGKDFPYQISLSSSIENQKVSLNLNYQTVQVQVQQDYPFNIPKRYTLIE, encoded by the coding sequence ATGAAGGCAAATATTTTGAATAACATTTTCTTAATGCTAATAGCTTTGTTTTTTACAACAGCTTGCAGTACAAAAAGAATAGTTTCAAATACGGGTACAGTTGCGGTAGAAAAGAAGGTGAAGTTTAGTTTATCTGATATCAAAAAGAAAGGATTTTCTTTCGAAACTTTAGCTGCCAAAGCAAAAGCTAGTATTGATATAGCGGGTAAAAATCAGGATTTAAACCTCAATCTCAGGATAAAAAAAGGACAAATCATTTGGTTATCGGTAACGGCATTTGCTGGGGTAGAAGTGGCTCGTTTATATGTAACACCAGATAGCGTTAAATTAATCAATCGCCTCAATAGCGAATATGTATTGAAGCCTTTTAACTTTATTCATCGTTATACCAGTTCTGCTATTTCTTATCAAGAATTAGAAGCTTTATTTATAGGTAATACCTTACCCTTTGCGCTAGTGAATGGAAGTTCAAAAATTACAGAAGAAAATAAGCTTTTTTACTTAGCAGGTAATTATGAGAATCTACATTTTAAGCATCAGTTTAATGAAGTTTTACAATTATTAAAGCTAGAGCTAAAAGATACTTTGGCAGAACAAAAATTAGAAGCTTCTTATCAAGATTATAGACCTTTATCAGGGAAAGATTTTCCTTACCAAATAAGTTTAAGTTCTAGTATAGAAAATCAAAAAGTGAGTTTAAATCTTAACTATCAAACTGTACAGGTTCAGGTACAACAAGATTATCCCTTTAATATTCCTAAAAGATACACCTTGATAGAATAA
- a CDS encoding tetratricopeptide repeat protein gives MFRQKKYKEAKDWIEKALKASDNQSATIVEHYGDIIFHLGDKAGALEHWKKALQLGEKSILLQKKINEGKYFE, from the coding sequence TTGTTTAGGCAAAAGAAGTACAAAGAGGCTAAAGATTGGATAGAAAAAGCTTTAAAAGCAAGCGATAACCAAAGCGCCACCATTGTAGAGCATTATGGAGATATTATTTTCCACTTAGGAGATAAGGCCGGGGCTTTAGAACATTGGAAAAAAGCGCTTCAATTAGGAGAGAAAAGTATATTATTACAAAAGAAGATTAATGAAGGCAAATATTTTGAATAA
- a CDS encoding tetratricopeptide repeat protein: MNKKHILILALTFAGLLSYAQKNKNKQQEFIVLSGKQLSQQDSSLVENLYFSGLKEKVSDNYSLAADFFKRALDIDPLHHFSAYELAQIYFRAKDFEQAKNFIQKAITVETQNEWYWLLSSNIYQELKDYQLLHYALTELVKTAPDKIEYQLDKANTLMILKKNDEALAIYDALEQQYGSNPEIIKGKQSIFVSKGDFKGATTHLQKLIDENPEEVVNYIYLGDLYFNNRQKDKALEVYKKAKVLAPENAYINLALADIYNSIGKNEEAFNELRVAFSHQELDIDQKIKIIISYFSAFQELRAVRYAETLSRTLTEIHSNEAKAFAVYGDVLYQKNELDKAKLAYQQAVILNKQIYVVWDQLIRIKLALNDMAGVVKDGEEALTLFPNQAVLYVYTALAYNQLKQSEKAVNYLNAALNYELNNALKVQVYSSLGDAYQSLKKFKESVAAYEKALALEPDNVYALNNYAYYLSLRDENLEKAERMSYRSNQLEKDNSSF; this comes from the coding sequence ATGAATAAGAAGCATATCTTAATTTTAGCTTTAACCTTTGCAGGGCTGTTGAGTTATGCTCAAAAAAACAAGAATAAACAGCAAGAATTTATCGTTCTAAGCGGTAAGCAGCTGTCTCAGCAGGATAGCAGCTTGGTAGAAAACCTATATTTTTCTGGTCTTAAAGAGAAAGTTTCTGATAATTACAGTTTAGCAGCAGATTTTTTTAAAAGAGCTTTAGATATAGATCCTTTACATCATTTTTCTGCTTATGAATTGGCTCAAATTTATTTCAGAGCCAAAGATTTTGAACAAGCCAAAAATTTCATTCAAAAGGCTATCACCGTAGAAACACAAAACGAGTGGTACTGGTTACTTTCTTCCAATATTTATCAGGAACTTAAGGATTATCAGTTGCTCCATTACGCCTTAACAGAATTGGTAAAAACAGCTCCTGATAAAATAGAATATCAACTAGATAAGGCTAACACCTTGATGATTTTAAAGAAAAACGATGAGGCCTTAGCTATTTATGATGCTTTAGAACAACAATACGGCTCAAATCCTGAAATTATTAAAGGCAAACAAAGCATTTTTGTTAGTAAGGGAGATTTTAAAGGTGCTACTACTCATTTGCAAAAGCTAATTGATGAAAACCCAGAAGAGGTTGTTAATTATATTTATCTAGGAGATTTATATTTTAATAACAGACAAAAAGATAAAGCGCTTGAGGTGTATAAAAAAGCAAAAGTTTTAGCTCCAGAGAATGCTTATATCAATCTAGCTTTGGCTGATATTTACAACTCGATAGGTAAAAATGAAGAAGCTTTTAACGAGTTAAGAGTTGCTTTTTCGCATCAAGAATTAGATATAGACCAAAAGATAAAGATTATCATCAGTTATTTTTCTGCTTTTCAAGAGTTAAGAGCAGTTAGGTATGCCGAAACTTTATCTAGAACTTTAACAGAAATACATAGCAATGAAGCTAAAGCTTTTGCGGTTTATGGCGATGTTTTGTATCAAAAGAACGAGTTAGATAAAGCTAAACTAGCTTACCAGCAGGCGGTAATTTTAAACAAGCAAATTTATGTGGTTTGGGATCAACTGATTAGGATAAAGCTTGCCCTTAATGATATGGCAGGTGTGGTTAAAGATGGGGAGGAAGCATTAACATTATTTCCCAATCAGGCTGTTTTATACGTTTATACGGCTTTAGCTTATAATCAGTTAAAACAAAGTGAAAAGGCTGTAAATTATTTAAATGCGGCACTTAATTACGAGCTTAATAATGCTTTAAAAGTACAGGTTTACAGTAGCTTAGGCGATGCTTATCAAAGTTTAAAGAAATTTAAAGAATCTGTTGCAGCTTATGAAAAAGCATTAGCTTTAGAGCCCGATAATGTATATGCGCTCAACAATTATGCTTATTATTTATCGTTAAGAGATGAGAATCTTGAAAAAGCCGAGCGTATGTCTTATCGTTCTAACCAGTTAGAAAAAGACAATTCTTCTTTTTAG
- the dut gene encoding dUTP diphosphatase — protein sequence MKINIINKSNNPLPHYETVASAGLDLRANLESPESLKPLERKLISTGLFIELPMGYEAQIRPRSGLAYKSGISIVNSPGTIDADYRGEIKILLINLSTEDFVINHGDRIAQMVIAAHEQAEWVEVDVLSETERGAGGYGHTGVK from the coding sequence ATGAAGATTAACATCATCAATAAATCTAATAACCCTTTACCTCATTATGAAACTGTAGCTTCAGCAGGTTTAGATTTAAGAGCAAATTTAGAAAGCCCAGAATCATTAAAACCTTTAGAAAGAAAGCTTATCTCAACAGGTTTGTTTATAGAGTTACCTATGGGTTATGAAGCGCAAATAAGACCCAGAAGTGGTTTAGCATATAAATCTGGTATCTCTATTGTCAATAGTCCGGGTACTATTGATGCCGATTATAGAGGAGAAATTAAAATATTACTTATAAACCTTTCTACCGAAGATTTTGTCATTAACCATGGCGATAGAATAGCACAAATGGTTATAGCGGCACATGAGCAGGCAGAATGGGTTGAAGTTGATGTACTAAGCGAAACAGAAAGAGGTGCCGGTGGTTATGGGCATACAGGAGTAAAATAA